From one Stigmatella aurantiaca genomic stretch:
- a CDS encoding BamA/TamA family outer membrane protein, translated as MGCLWVSLASAQEASPLPEEPLSPDLNLALPETSTFTQVVGEVTVLGAEKTRPETVQAYSRLDAGDALSPEELTRVERRLVATGLFQEVRVSTQPMAEGQVRVLLEVKDKASWVIAPTFSLSNSNIGGGVLYAESNLWGRSKKFVAGAQVSTAETGLFVGYLDPNLFGFPPLRLSLEGQLRSDRVEEFRLDASQDDPEVLRRTRLNSASVTGELAAMIAERVRVAAKYRLMLIDARPPSTDTEVVEPAFEPGPAQRDTSLRLMVGLDTRQNLHAVMEGINLEGSWELSSPSVWSDFRYQRAGVLYRHGIRFFQEHNLVLRAEASLGQDLPFHQELVAGAGSLRGFLYRQFRGDTRLSFTAEYHFPLFTIRSLSFRGVGFSDSGLLMWRSLPEDKKLRDITGRVVRGYLPEAQSGLDNATVAQGVGAGLRLYLRSVVLPLLGVDVAYGVNSGEFRFYLVAGVSPT; from the coding sequence ATGGGGTGCCTGTGGGTGTCCCTGGCCAGCGCCCAGGAAGCCTCCCCCCTCCCCGAGGAGCCCCTCTCCCCGGACCTGAACCTGGCGCTCCCAGAAACGTCTACCTTCACGCAGGTGGTGGGAGAGGTGACCGTGCTGGGGGCGGAGAAGACGCGCCCGGAGACCGTGCAAGCCTACTCGCGGCTGGACGCGGGCGATGCCCTGTCCCCGGAGGAGCTCACCCGGGTGGAGCGGCGCCTGGTGGCCACGGGCCTCTTCCAGGAAGTGCGCGTCAGCACGCAGCCCATGGCGGAGGGCCAGGTGCGGGTGCTGCTCGAGGTGAAGGACAAGGCCTCCTGGGTCATCGCCCCCACCTTCTCGCTCTCCAACTCGAACATCGGCGGCGGCGTGCTGTACGCGGAGAGCAACCTCTGGGGCCGCAGCAAGAAGTTCGTCGCGGGCGCGCAGGTGAGCACGGCGGAGACGGGCCTGTTCGTGGGCTACCTGGACCCCAACCTCTTCGGCTTTCCGCCGCTGCGGCTGAGCCTGGAGGGGCAGCTGCGCAGTGACCGGGTGGAGGAGTTCCGCCTGGACGCGAGCCAGGATGACCCGGAGGTGCTGCGCCGGACGCGGCTCAACTCGGCCTCCGTGACGGGGGAGCTGGCGGCGATGATTGCCGAGCGGGTGCGCGTGGCGGCCAAGTACCGGCTGATGCTCATCGACGCGCGGCCGCCCTCCACGGACACGGAGGTGGTGGAGCCGGCCTTCGAGCCCGGCCCGGCGCAGCGCGACACCTCGCTGCGGCTGATGGTGGGGCTCGACACGCGGCAGAACCTCCACGCGGTGATGGAGGGCATCAACCTCGAAGGCTCCTGGGAGCTGTCCTCGCCCAGCGTGTGGAGCGACTTCCGCTACCAGCGCGCCGGGGTGCTCTACCGGCACGGCATCCGCTTCTTCCAGGAGCACAACCTGGTGCTGCGCGCCGAGGCCAGCCTGGGCCAGGACCTGCCGTTCCACCAGGAGCTGGTCGCGGGCGCGGGCTCGCTGCGCGGCTTCCTGTACCGGCAGTTCCGCGGGGACACCCGCCTGTCCTTCACCGCCGAGTACCACTTTCCCCTGTTCACCATCCGCTCCCTGTCCTTCCGGGGCGTGGGCTTCTCGGACTCGGGCCTGCTGATGTGGCGCTCGCTGCCGGAGGACAAGAAGCTCCGGGACATCACCGGCCGGGTGGTGCGCGGCTACCTGCCGGAGGCCCAGAGCGGGCTGGACAATGCCACCGTGGCGCAGGGGGTGGGCGCGGGGCTGCGGCTGTACCTGCGCAGCGTCGTCCTGCCGCTGCTCGGCGTGGATGTGGCCTACGGCGTCAACTCGGGTGAGTTCCGCTTCTACCTGGTGGCCGGGGTGAGCCCCACCTGA
- a CDS encoding SDR family NAD(P)-dependent oxidoreductase, with product MHTLHGWTALVTGASSGIGEACALALSQAGVRLVLVGRREDRLRALASKLAVPAHPLVLDVRSRPDVEAALAALPAEFASVDILVNNAGLALGTDAAHQASLDDWETMIDTNCKGLVYLTHALLPGMVRRNRGHIVNLGSVAATYPYPGGNIYGATKAFLHQFSQNLKADLVGTRVRVTDVQPGMVETEFSQVRFRGDTQRASKLYEGMEPLTAADIADVVQWCVTRPAHVNINVVEVMPADQGFGPFAVKRR from the coding sequence ATGCACACCCTTCACGGATGGACAGCCCTCGTCACGGGGGCCAGCTCGGGTATCGGCGAAGCCTGCGCCCTCGCCCTGTCACAGGCCGGTGTACGCCTCGTCCTCGTGGGCCGGCGGGAAGACCGGCTGCGGGCACTGGCCTCGAAGCTCGCGGTGCCCGCCCACCCACTCGTGCTGGATGTGCGCTCGCGCCCGGACGTCGAGGCCGCCCTGGCCGCCTTGCCGGCGGAGTTCGCCTCCGTGGACATCCTCGTCAACAACGCGGGCCTGGCCCTGGGCACGGACGCCGCGCACCAGGCCTCCCTCGATGACTGGGAGACGATGATCGACACCAACTGCAAGGGGCTCGTCTACCTCACGCATGCCCTGCTCCCCGGCATGGTGCGGCGCAACCGCGGCCACATCGTCAACCTGGGCTCGGTGGCCGCCACCTACCCGTACCCCGGCGGCAACATCTACGGCGCCACCAAGGCCTTCCTGCACCAGTTCTCGCAGAACCTGAAGGCGGACCTCGTGGGCACGCGCGTGCGGGTCACCGACGTGCAGCCGGGCATGGTCGAAACGGAGTTCTCCCAGGTGCGGTTCCGGGGCGACACCCAGCGCGCCAGCAAGCTCTACGAGGGGATGGAGCCCCTCACGGCGGCCGACATCGCGGACGTGGTGCAGTGGTGTGTCACCCGGCCGGCCCACGTGAACATCAACGTGGTCGAGGTCATGCCCGCGGACCAGGGCTTCGGGCCCTTCGCCGTCAAGCGGCGCTGA
- a CDS encoding bestrophin family protein, protein MLSWRIVIRYTGRPVALHVLLALGIAAAHEGLGATWLAVPALPVTVLAAALGVLLAFRNNSAYDRWWEARTLWGGLVNTSRSFARQVLTLLPAPPHRPLEGGTEGAENTPRLMQTAKEPSSTSRLSFWSVTSDGAVRDRLGKAYEAYPLDSLPARRVSLEMSHEVQGASRGVITGLFEGITDEARELVYAQIGFVNALRCHLRRQDPFPEIAPFFRSSVLEALREEHNVPAAILLWIGTRLRLLFGQLHGEERVFLLVALNNTLNELTNILGACERIKNTPLPRQYDILPRAMVRAYLALMPLGVVSDLGWLTPPVTAILAFMFIAMDAVGHDIETPFENSVSDTPMTALTRTIEINLRQALGETELPPPVQPIDGLLY, encoded by the coding sequence ATGTTGTCCTGGCGTATCGTGATCCGATACACGGGCCGGCCAGTCGCGCTGCATGTGCTGCTCGCCCTGGGCATTGCCGCCGCCCATGAGGGGTTGGGCGCCACCTGGCTGGCGGTTCCCGCGCTCCCCGTGACCGTGCTCGCCGCCGCGCTGGGGGTCCTGCTGGCCTTTCGCAACAACTCCGCCTACGACCGGTGGTGGGAAGCCCGGACGCTGTGGGGGGGGCTGGTGAATACCTCACGCTCCTTCGCCCGACAGGTGCTCACGCTCCTGCCCGCCCCCCCGCACCGGCCGCTCGAAGGCGGAACGGAGGGGGCTGAAAATACCCCCCGCCTGATGCAGACGGCGAAAGAGCCCTCTTCGACTTCCCGGCTCTCCTTCTGGTCCGTGACGAGTGATGGGGCCGTCCGGGACCGGCTCGGCAAGGCGTACGAGGCCTATCCCCTGGACTCGCTGCCGGCGCGGCGCGTGTCCCTGGAGATGTCGCACGAGGTGCAGGGCGCCTCCCGTGGCGTCATCACCGGCCTGTTCGAGGGCATCACCGATGAGGCGCGGGAGCTGGTGTATGCGCAGATCGGCTTCGTGAACGCGCTGCGCTGCCACCTGCGGCGCCAGGATCCGTTTCCGGAGATCGCCCCGTTCTTCCGGTCCTCGGTGCTCGAGGCCCTGCGCGAAGAGCACAACGTGCCCGCGGCGATCCTGCTCTGGATTGGAACGCGCCTGAGGCTGCTCTTTGGCCAGCTCCACGGCGAGGAGCGGGTGTTCCTGCTGGTGGCGCTGAACAACACCCTCAATGAGCTGACGAACATCCTCGGCGCGTGCGAGCGCATCAAGAACACCCCCTTGCCCCGCCAGTACGACATCCTGCCTCGGGCCATGGTGCGGGCCTACCTGGCACTGATGCCGCTGGGGGTGGTGAGCGACCTGGGGTGGCTCACCCCTCCCGTCACCGCCATCCTCGCGTTCATGTTCATCGCGATGGACGCGGTGGGGCACGACATCGAGACCCCGTTCGAGAACAGCGTCAGCGACACGCCGATGACGGCGCTCACGCGCACCATCGAGATCAACCTGCGCCAGGCCCTGGGGGAGACGGAGCTGCCCCCGCCGGTGCAGCCTATTGATGGGTTGCTCTACTGA
- a CDS encoding PAS domain-containing protein: MSPPLPEDARRKASLPRDDGNSSAKSLPELLDVGQTAFFLHWVQQARLLGATQTLPDEALIGTLPRFLEEMTGALRQEAGGPSGSPLPGHSHVAAAHGRHRVRLGFDAALVVREFALLRDCLFEWIQQHGLHPPVAQLRLLSRCIDTGTREALSQFSSATQASAADGEQLTVARYRLVMLATNDVVWDWDLISNEVVWNEAVRLVLGHAPQAIGSGLYLTPAAWWLEHIHPEEREWISESIHAVIDGRETFWREQYRFRRGDGTYAAIDDRGYLVRDAGGRALRMVGAMQDVTARHAAEEALRQSELRYRRLIDAGVFGMLEWRADGAATAINDALLGLLGLTREAALAPGFGLWKRLAAGNGEALAQLTETGVLPPFEARYVREDGRQVDLLVSGFALEAGHTRGLALMLDTTRLRAVQEERERLMVRLQESEARFRNMADHAPVLLWVTEPSALCSYLSKGWYDFTGQTEAEGLGFGWLSKVHPDDAKRSSEVFLSANARQEAFRLDYRLRGKDGEYRWMIDSASPRFAPDGEFLGYIGSLTDITDRKQAEVEREELLARESAAREEAEEANRLKDEFLATVSHELRTPLTAMLGWVQMLRMGTLPAAKHARALETVERNARAQGQLIEDLLDVSRIMSGKLKLEVSPVEVSVVVEQALESVQPAAAAKGIRIQAAVDSTGHVMGDAQRLQQVVWNLLSNAVKFTAKGGRIQVLVERRDSSVDITVADTGRGIPEKFLPHVFDRFRQADGSTTRSAGGLGLGLSIVRHLVELHGGTVQALSEGEGKGATFIVTLPMSVALRREVVIPHSIAPDLPQGLQCPPELAHLRVLLVDDEEDTRELLRTLLEGCQVTIFTAASAEEGLATLVSKRPDLLISDIGMPGVDGYGFIARVRALSAEEGGRTPAVALTAYARMEDRARVLLAGFHSHVPKPVEPVELLAVLASLSGRFALGRE; this comes from the coding sequence ATGAGCCCGCCGCTTCCAGAGGACGCCCGCAGGAAAGCATCGCTACCTCGGGATGATGGGAATTCCTCCGCGAAGTCCCTGCCGGAGCTTCTGGACGTGGGCCAGACCGCCTTCTTCCTGCACTGGGTTCAGCAGGCCCGCTTGCTGGGCGCAACCCAGACGCTTCCGGACGAGGCGCTGATCGGCACGCTGCCGCGCTTCCTGGAAGAAATGACCGGCGCCCTGCGGCAGGAGGCGGGGGGACCCAGCGGCTCCCCGTTGCCTGGGCACAGCCACGTGGCCGCGGCCCATGGCCGTCACCGGGTCCGCCTGGGGTTCGACGCGGCGCTGGTGGTGCGTGAGTTCGCGCTGCTGCGCGATTGCCTCTTCGAGTGGATCCAGCAGCACGGCCTGCATCCGCCCGTGGCGCAGTTGCGGCTGCTCTCGCGCTGCATCGACACCGGGACGCGGGAGGCCCTCTCCCAGTTCAGCTCGGCGACGCAGGCCTCGGCCGCGGACGGGGAGCAGCTCACCGTGGCGCGCTACCGCCTGGTGATGCTGGCCACGAACGATGTGGTGTGGGATTGGGATCTCATCTCGAACGAGGTGGTGTGGAACGAGGCGGTGCGCCTGGTGCTCGGCCACGCCCCCCAGGCCATCGGCTCGGGGCTGTACCTCACGCCCGCGGCGTGGTGGCTGGAGCACATCCACCCGGAGGAGCGCGAGTGGATCTCGGAGAGCATTCACGCCGTCATCGACGGGAGGGAGACCTTCTGGCGGGAGCAGTACCGCTTCCGCCGCGGGGATGGCACCTACGCGGCCATCGACGACCGGGGCTACCTGGTGCGGGACGCGGGCGGGCGGGCGCTGCGCATGGTGGGGGCGATGCAGGACGTGACGGCCCGCCATGCCGCCGAGGAGGCCCTGCGCCAGAGTGAGCTGCGCTACCGGCGGCTGATCGACGCGGGCGTCTTCGGCATGCTGGAGTGGAGGGCCGACGGGGCCGCCACCGCGATCAATGACGCCCTGCTGGGGCTGCTGGGGCTCACCCGCGAGGCCGCGCTGGCGCCGGGCTTTGGCCTCTGGAAGCGCCTGGCCGCTGGGAACGGGGAGGCCCTGGCGCAGTTGACGGAGACCGGCGTGTTGCCGCCCTTCGAGGCCCGCTACGTGCGCGAGGATGGCCGCCAGGTGGACCTGCTCGTGAGTGGGTTCGCCCTCGAGGCGGGGCATACGCGCGGCCTGGCGCTGATGCTCGACACCACCCGGCTGAGAGCGGTGCAGGAGGAGCGGGAGCGCCTGATGGTGCGGCTGCAGGAGAGCGAGGCGCGCTTCCGCAACATGGCGGACCATGCCCCCGTCCTGTTGTGGGTGACGGAGCCCTCCGCCTTGTGCTCCTACCTCAGCAAGGGGTGGTACGACTTCACCGGCCAGACCGAGGCCGAGGGGCTGGGGTTCGGGTGGCTGTCGAAGGTTCACCCGGACGACGCGAAGCGCTCCAGCGAGGTGTTTCTGTCCGCCAACGCGCGGCAGGAGGCCTTCCGGCTGGACTACCGGCTGCGGGGCAAGGACGGGGAGTACCGCTGGATGATCGACTCGGCCTCGCCCCGGTTCGCGCCGGACGGCGAGTTCCTGGGCTACATCGGCAGCCTCACCGACATCACGGATCGCAAGCAGGCCGAGGTCGAGCGCGAGGAGTTGCTGGCCCGCGAGAGCGCGGCCCGCGAGGAGGCCGAGGAGGCCAACCGGCTCAAGGATGAGTTCCTGGCCACCGTCAGCCACGAGCTGCGCACGCCGCTCACGGCGATGCTCGGCTGGGTGCAGATGCTGCGCATGGGCACCCTGCCGGCCGCCAAGCATGCCCGGGCCCTGGAGACGGTGGAGCGCAACGCCCGGGCCCAGGGACAGCTCATCGAGGACCTGCTGGACGTGAGCCGCATCATGTCCGGCAAGCTCAAGCTGGAGGTGTCGCCCGTGGAGGTGAGCGTCGTCGTGGAGCAGGCGCTCGAGAGCGTGCAGCCCGCCGCGGCCGCCAAGGGCATCCGCATCCAGGCTGCGGTGGACTCCACCGGCCACGTCATGGGGGATGCCCAGCGGCTGCAACAGGTGGTCTGGAACCTGCTCTCGAACGCGGTGAAGTTCACCGCCAAGGGCGGGCGCATCCAGGTGCTCGTCGAGCGGCGCGACTCCTCGGTCGACATCACCGTGGCCGACACCGGCCGGGGCATTCCGGAGAAGTTCCTGCCGCACGTGTTCGACCGCTTCCGGCAAGCCGACGGCAGCACCACGCGCAGCGCGGGAGGGCTGGGACTGGGGCTGTCCATCGTCCGGCACCTCGTGGAGTTGCACGGAGGCACCGTGCAGGCCCTGAGCGAGGGGGAGGGCAAGGGCGCGACCTTCATCGTCACCTTGCCCATGTCCGTGGCGCTGCGCCGGGAGGTGGTCATCCCGCACTCCATCGCGCCGGACCTGCCCCAGGGGCTTCAGTGCCCGCCGGAGCTGGCGCACCTGCGCGTGCTCCTCGTGGATGACGAGGAGGACACGCGGGAGCTGCTTCGGACGTTGCTCGAGGGCTGCCAGGTGACGATCTTCACCGCCGCCTCGGCCGAGGAGGGGCTCGCCACGCTCGTGTCGAAGCGGCCCGACCTGCTCATCTCCGACATCGGCATGCCCGGGGTGGATGGCTATGGCTTCATCGCCCGGGTGCGGGCCTTGAGTGCCGAGGAAGGGGGGCGGACGCCCGCCGTGGCGCTCACCGCCTACGCGCGGATGGAGGACCGGGCGCGGGTCCTGCTGGCGGGCTTCCACAGCCATGTGCCCAAGCCCGTGGAGCCGGTGGAGCTGCTCGCGGTGCTGGCTTCGCTGTCCGGCCGGTTCGCCCTGGGCAGGGAGTAG
- a CDS encoding DsbA family protein has translation MLGLVVGLLVGLGVAGALWSRGAPADTSKAATAQAAAAPAAPAAPAAAPTAPPQRPLVSSTVFKVPLDDSPSQGPADALVTLVEFTDFQCPFCSRASASVKQVMEDYQGQLRVVIKQHPLAFHARARPAALASLAAHEQGKFFEYHDKLFANQKALDDASLETYAKEVGLDIKRWKKSLADPKLAQAVDRDTALAVSLGAGGTPGFFVNGRFFSGAQPIEVFRAVIEEELGKASLLVKEGMKPSDVYASVLAHGVSAPPPPPEPPAQKVDLGTAPAKGPSDAPVTLVAFSDFECPFCSRAANTVKQLEGEYQGKLRVAFKHQPLPRHANAKLAAAASLAANEQGKFWEYHDKLFANQTALDRAALERYAEELKLDMGKFKSALDSNKFDAQISADSAQGHQIGAAGTPTFFVNGRPIVGAKPIENFRRVIDDELRKAGVAAR, from the coding sequence GTGTTGGGCCTGGTTGTGGGCCTGTTGGTGGGATTGGGCGTGGCAGGGGCTCTCTGGAGCCGGGGCGCTCCAGCGGATACCTCGAAGGCCGCGACCGCCCAGGCCGCCGCGGCCCCCGCGGCCCCTGCGGCGCCCGCGGCGGCCCCCACGGCCCCTCCGCAGCGTCCGTTGGTGTCGTCCACCGTCTTCAAGGTCCCCCTGGACGACTCGCCTTCCCAGGGCCCTGCCGACGCGCTGGTGACGCTGGTGGAGTTCACCGACTTCCAGTGCCCGTTCTGTTCCCGGGCGAGCGCCTCCGTGAAGCAGGTGATGGAGGACTACCAGGGGCAGCTGCGCGTGGTCATCAAGCAGCACCCGCTGGCCTTCCACGCGCGCGCGCGCCCGGCGGCGCTGGCGTCCCTGGCGGCGCACGAGCAGGGCAAGTTCTTCGAGTACCACGACAAGCTCTTCGCCAACCAGAAGGCGCTGGATGACGCGAGCCTGGAGACGTACGCGAAGGAAGTGGGGCTGGACATCAAGCGCTGGAAGAAGAGCCTGGCGGACCCGAAGCTGGCCCAGGCGGTGGACCGGGACACGGCGCTGGCGGTGTCGCTGGGCGCCGGTGGCACGCCGGGCTTCTTCGTCAACGGCCGCTTCTTCTCGGGCGCGCAGCCCATCGAGGTGTTCCGTGCCGTCATCGAGGAGGAGCTGGGCAAGGCGTCCCTGCTGGTGAAGGAGGGCATGAAGCCTTCGGACGTGTACGCCTCGGTCCTCGCCCACGGGGTGAGCGCGCCGCCGCCGCCGCCCGAGCCGCCCGCGCAGAAGGTGGACCTGGGCACCGCGCCGGCCAAGGGCCCCAGCGACGCGCCCGTCACGCTCGTGGCCTTCTCGGACTTCGAGTGCCCGTTCTGCTCGCGCGCGGCGAACACCGTGAAGCAGCTGGAGGGGGAGTACCAGGGCAAGCTGCGCGTGGCCTTCAAGCACCAGCCGCTGCCCCGGCACGCCAACGCGAAGCTGGCCGCGGCCGCCTCGCTGGCCGCCAACGAGCAGGGCAAGTTCTGGGAGTACCACGACAAGCTCTTCGCCAACCAGACGGCGCTGGACCGGGCCGCGCTGGAGCGCTACGCCGAGGAGCTGAAGCTGGACATGGGCAAGTTCAAGTCGGCGCTCGACTCCAACAAGTTCGACGCGCAGATCTCCGCGGACTCCGCCCAGGGCCACCAGATTGGCGCGGCCGGCACGCCGACCTTCTTCGTGAACGGCCGGCCCATCGTGGGCGCCAAGCCCATCGAGAACTTCCGCCGCGTCATCGATGACGAGTTGCGCAAGGCGGGCGTGGCCGCCCGCTAA
- a CDS encoding class I SAM-dependent methyltransferase, producing MAGEDRQKWNQRYREPGGSGEPSRFLQALGPRLPERGRALDVAGGRGREALWLARRGLEVTLVDISEVALVQAEAAAREAGVGLQTRQVDLETGALPPGPFDVVLCLNFLHRPLFAAVAGRLSPGGLFVFAQPTRSNLQRHRHPSARFLLEDGELPGLLQGLEAVSYTEGWTEEGTHEARLVAVRPAQ from the coding sequence ATGGCCGGCGAAGACCGTCAGAAGTGGAACCAGCGCTACCGGGAGCCGGGAGGCAGCGGGGAGCCCTCGCGGTTTCTCCAGGCGCTCGGGCCCCGGTTGCCGGAGAGGGGCCGGGCGCTGGATGTGGCGGGCGGCCGGGGGCGCGAGGCCCTGTGGCTGGCGCGGCGGGGGCTGGAGGTCACCCTGGTGGACATCTCGGAGGTGGCGCTCGTCCAGGCCGAGGCCGCGGCGCGCGAGGCGGGCGTGGGCCTCCAGACGCGGCAGGTGGACCTGGAGACGGGAGCCCTGCCGCCGGGGCCGTTCGATGTGGTGCTCTGTCTGAACTTCCTCCACCGGCCGCTGTTCGCCGCCGTGGCCGGGCGGCTCTCGCCCGGAGGGCTGTTCGTCTTCGCGCAGCCGACCCGGAGCAACCTTCAGCGCCACCGGCACCCGTCCGCCCGGTTCCTCCTGGAGGACGGCGAGCTGCCCGGACTGCTCCAGGGACTGGAGGCCGTCTCGTACACCGAGGGGTGGACCGAGGAGGGGACGCACGAGGCCCGGCTGGTGGCGGTGCGTCCAGCCCAGTAG